Proteins encoded together in one Camelina sativa cultivar DH55 chromosome 9, Cs, whole genome shotgun sequence window:
- the LOC109126566 gene encoding uncharacterized protein LOC109126566, protein MESSNGEVLTMDSLTIEEKNDIYVKIAGISKQGRVFGLGSLQSGVSMSLDGSAVPPQATEEVGTLTLRVQELEMELQKSREDNVVIKKRLDSVEKLIQSFAGPSGSNAAAPSTPQTSMGVGSFAHAT, encoded by the exons ATGGAGTCCTCTAATGGAGAGGTTTTGACAATGGATTCTCTGACCATCGAGGAGAAAAATGACATCTATGTTAAG ATTGCTGGTATATCGAAACAAGGTCGTGTATTTGGACTTGGATCACTCCAAAGTGGGGTTTCTATGTCTTTGGATGGTTCGGCTGTGCCCCCTCAAGCTACTGAAGAAGTAGGAACATTAACGCTACGAGTTCAAGAGCTGGAAATGGAATTGCAAAAGAGTCGTGAAGATAATGTGGTTATTAAGAAAAGACTTGATTCTGTGGAGAAACTGATTCAATCTTTTGCAGGTCCCAGTGGATCAAATGCAGCAGCTCCATCAACTCCACAAACTTCCATGGGTGTTGGTTCGTTTGCTCATGCTACGTAG
- the LOC104710670 gene encoding uncharacterized protein LOC104710670 encodes MRPPINIGGRSYGQSSSSQAAGFQRTLPPRILNPPAAIVEPVEQMEENLPVQRDVRVLDPARRNGAIWFKNNTEVSTRVRKIIEGNFKGAWYSWGKVLQYYRDAWFSTFKTRFRWDPTIEHLVKANFDALAATRLKGMVSLAKSKGKQPEWILSEPLGKYGRLLEDSKSQRKKAKKLVLHDYLVVMV; translated from the exons ATGCGCCCACCAATCAACATTGGTGGTCGTTCGTATGGACAATCATCGAGTTCTCAAGCTGCTGGTTTTCAAAGAACTTTGCCTCCTAGAATTTTGAATCCCCCAGCTGCAATCGTTGAACCAGTTGAGCAGATGGAAGAAAATTTACCTGTGCAACGTGATGTTCGAGTGCTTGATCCGGCTCGAAGAAATGGAGCTATATG GTTCAAAAACAACACCGAAGTATCAACTCGTGTTAGGAAAATCATTGAAGGGAATTTCAAAGGAGCGTGGTATAGCTGGGGAAAAGTGCTGCAGTACTATAGAGATGCTTGGTTTTCAACATTTAAG acAAGGTTTCGGTGGGATCCCACGATTGAGCATCTAGTTAAAGCCAACTTTGATGCACTTGCTGCTACTCGTCTCAAAGGAATGGTTAGTCTTGCAAAGTCCAAGGGAAAACAACCTGAGTGGATTCTGTCTGAACCATTGGGAAAATATGGTAGATTACTGGAAGACTCCAaaagccaaagaaaaaaagcGAAAAAGCTCGTTCTTCACGATTATTTAGTCGTGATGGTTTAG